ATTTCCGGATGGCGCAGTCCCGGTAACGCCTCAGAACCCTGCGGCCTCGGACGTGGCACGATCATCGCGTGTCCGAGGCCGCAGTCGAGCCAGCGCGCAACGAGCACCAGGTCACGCCCCTGGAGCTCTTCTTCGACCTCGTCTTCGTCTTCGCGATCACGCAGGTCACGACGCTGCTTGCGCACCACCCGACCTGGGGCGGAGTGTTTCG
The nucleotide sequence above comes from Gaiellales bacterium. Encoded proteins:
- a CDS encoding low temperature requirement protein A, which gives rise to MSEAAVEPARNEHQVTPLELFFDLVFVFAITQVTTLLAHHPTWGGVFRGMLMLAALWWAWTGYAWLTSTMDVDEGGVRLAMLASVGAM